The following are from one region of the Salvelinus fontinalis isolate EN_2023a chromosome 5, ASM2944872v1, whole genome shotgun sequence genome:
- the LOC129855137 gene encoding TLE family member 5-like isoform X2: MMFPQSRHSASSQQLKFTTSDSCDRIKDEFQFLQAQYHSLKLECDKLASEKSEMQRHYIMYYEMSYGLNIEMHKQAEIVKRLNGICAQVLPYLSQEHQQQVLGAIERAKQVTPPEMNSIIRQLQAHQLSQLQGLALPMTPMPLGLSQSTLPAVTSSSGLFSLSSILASQAQLAKEEKASREGADSHREEDGDKSD; the protein is encoded by the exons GCTTCATCGCAGCAGCTGAAATTCACAACCTCCGATTCGTGTGACCGAATCAAGGACGAGTTCCAGTTCCTCCAAGCACAATACCACAG TTTGAAGCTGGAGTGTGACAAGCTGGCCAGTGAGAAGTCTGAGATGCAACGTCATTATATCATG TACTATGAGATGTCCTATGGGCTGAACATCGAAATGCACAAGCAG GCTGAGATTGTGAAGAGATTGAACGGGATCTGTGCCCAAGTCCTCCCCTATCTGTCCCAGGAG cacCAGCAGCAGGTCCTGGGAGCCATTGAGAGGGCCAAGCAGGTCACCCCTCCAGAGATGAACTCCATCATCCGG CAGCTCCAGGCTCACCAGCTGTCCCAGCTCCAGGGTCTGGCCCTGCCCATGACCCCTATGCCGCTGGGCCTGAGTCAGTCAACCCTGCCGGCCGTCACCTCCTCTTCAGGCctattctccctctcctccatcctggcCTCGCAGGCCCAGCTGGCAAAGGAGGAGAAGGCTTCTCGCGAGGGAGCTGACAGCCACCGTGAGGAGGACGGGGACAAGTCCGACTAG
- the LOC129855137 gene encoding TLE family member 5-like isoform X1, with protein sequence MMFPQSRHSASSQQLKFTTSDSCDRIKDEFQFLQAQYHSLKLECDKLASEKSEMQRHYIMYYEMSYGLNIEMHKQAEIVKRLNGICAQVLPYLSQEHQQQVLGAIERAKQVTPPEMNSIIRQQLQAHQLSQLQGLALPMTPMPLGLSQSTLPAVTSSSGLFSLSSILASQAQLAKEEKASREGADSHREEDGDKSD encoded by the exons GCTTCATCGCAGCAGCTGAAATTCACAACCTCCGATTCGTGTGACCGAATCAAGGACGAGTTCCAGTTCCTCCAAGCACAATACCACAG TTTGAAGCTGGAGTGTGACAAGCTGGCCAGTGAGAAGTCTGAGATGCAACGTCATTATATCATG TACTATGAGATGTCCTATGGGCTGAACATCGAAATGCACAAGCAG GCTGAGATTGTGAAGAGATTGAACGGGATCTGTGCCCAAGTCCTCCCCTATCTGTCCCAGGAG cacCAGCAGCAGGTCCTGGGAGCCATTGAGAGGGCCAAGCAGGTCACCCCTCCAGAGATGAACTCCATCATCCGG CAGCAGCTCCAGGCTCACCAGCTGTCCCAGCTCCAGGGTCTGGCCCTGCCCATGACCCCTATGCCGCTGGGCCTGAGTCAGTCAACCCTGCCGGCCGTCACCTCCTCTTCAGGCctattctccctctcctccatcctggcCTCGCAGGCCCAGCTGGCAAAGGAGGAGAAGGCTTCTCGCGAGGGAGCTGACAGCCACCGTGAGGAGGACGGGGACAAGTCCGACTAG